The following coding sequences are from one Eleginops maclovinus isolate JMC-PN-2008 ecotype Puerto Natales chromosome 11, JC_Emac_rtc_rv5, whole genome shotgun sequence window:
- the LOC134871843 gene encoding carbohydrate-responsive element-binding protein-like isoform X1 gives MAGKGRACSSSQSQQILESSDSETEGEPARVAATGLSACAFSRTQVIHSGHFMVSSPHSDFSRRTKSGGSTSYDFDTVNRTWCQTYRYGPLSSGSLSIDPTLTRLFDCMSLAYSGKIVSPKWKSFKGLRLLWRDKIRLNNAIWRAWFIQYVEKRKNPVCGFVTPLEGSEADSHRKPEAIVLEGSYWKRRIEVVIKEYHKWRIYYKKRLQKKKDDILSMLQEGQICQSKLDKWSTQMYQEPETAPVEVHMFDLDCLLSDISDTLFTMTQKQCPWASERHDPYMTNADIIQPGLTPLQPSLDDFMDIPDIFMNFRSQSSELTGFADCGYFESSPSTAFAPLPSPVVTTPELLIDGQLAQPNLSPDNLPQPSSSNTQPDQARPGQDCDEYHTSSMISGTMPYGHQSYPDPPVSIAFTSSIEQLASSTIPFLYPLPCNKFGYYTTPSVNPTVITHTASTAGAQGSMHQGHGYPHAEDTYPQSPCHPLSYPATLPSVTAAHCFSVPEQLAGTGVRGKHKQKTGGARTGGHSAASSTAPAPTSCLAKLLSSSSRERKPSLGFDTTLLTAKGRRSSSPSPSKSSSSTHGGASSQLQHGAAWPVGIQMLTPLHSQSAPLSHSGPHGSTSRGSTVSALLSHGSTPTGTALLIPKTEKLSPVQLYSTDRSSLTVNFPGHPGQTSPPNPLDKASNTESPHTCFSGHGKLESSKQTETRRITHISAEQKRRFNIKLGFDTLHNLVTTLSSQPSIKISKATTLQKTAEYISKMQQERAQLHDEAQRLRDEIQLLNSAINACQQQLPATGVPITRQRFDHMRQKFREYVRTQTLQNWKFWIFSIIIEPLFESYNGMVSTASVDDLCRSTLSWLDQHCSLPALRPSPLSGSELSPSPEYHHGHTVRPQPAAGAGHPRRDPGRPLCGPGYSRCTPHVTLENRLSANVGIHHHAPECASQRSDLKKDSAPRLLVMHNHIP, from the exons ATGGCGGGCAAAGGGAGAGCGTGTTCCTCCAGTCAGAGCCAGCAGATCCTAGAATCTTCGGACTCGGAGACGGAGGGAGAGCCGGCTCGAGTGGCAGCTACCGGGCTGTCCGCCTGCGCCTTCTCCCGCACACAGGTCATTCACAGCGGACACTTCATGGTGTCGTCCCCCCACAGCGACTTTTCGCGCAGGACGAAAAGCGGCGGGTCCACGAGTTATGACTTCGACACCGTGAACCGGACGTGGTGCCAGACGTACCGGTACGGTCCTCTCAGCTCCGGGAGCCTCAGCATAGACCCCACTCTGACCCGCCTGTTCGACTGCATGTCCCTGGCCTACAG TGGTAAGATAGTCTCTCCCAAGTGGAAGTCTTTTAAGGGTCTGCGGCTGCTGTGGAGAGATAAGATCCGTCTGAACAACGCTATCTGGAGAGCCTGGTTCATTCAGT ATGtagagaagaggaagaaccCAGTGTGTGGGTTCGTCACACCGCTTGAGGGATCAGAGGCCGACTCGCATCGGAAACCTGAG GCAATTGTATTAGAGGGCAGCTACTGGAAGAGAAGGATCGAGGTGGTGATCAAGGAGTATCACAAATGGAGGATTTACTACAAGAAGAGG CTTCAGAAAAAGAAGGATGATATTCTATCAATGTTACAAGAG GGTCAGATCTGCCAGTCCAAGCTGGATAAATGGTCTACTCAGATGTACCAGGAGCCTGAGACAGCGCCGGTGGAGGTCCACATGTTTGACCTGGACTGCCTTCTCTCTGACATCTCAGACACCCTGTTCACCATGACGCAGAAACAATGTCCCTGGGCCAGTGAGCGGCACGACC catACATGACCAACGCTGATATCATCCAGCCAGGCCTGACGCCACTGCAGCCCAGCCTGGACGATTTCATGGATATACCGG ATATCTTTATGAACTTCCGGAGCCAGTCCTCTGAGCTGACTGGTTTTGCTGACTGCGGCTATTTTGAGAGTTCACCCAGCACAGCGTTTGCCCCCCTGCCCTCCCCCGTGGTAACAACTCCAGAGCTCCTCATCGACGGCCAGCTGGCTCAG cCCAATCTGTCACCTGACAATTTGCCTCAGCCCTCCTCATCAAATACCCAGCCAGACCAGGCCAGGCCGGGACAAGATTGTGATGAATACCACACGTCTAGCATGATTTCAGGCACCATGCCCTATGGACACCAGTCATACCCTGATCCACCTGTTTCTATAGCCTTCACCAGCAGCATCGAGCAGCTGGCATCTTCCACTATCCCCTTTCTGTACCCGCTGCCCTGCAACAAGTTTGGTTATTACACCACACCCAGTGTGAACCCTACTGTCATCACTCACACTGCCTCCACCGCGGGGGCCCAGGGCTCCATGCACCAGGGTCACGGCTACCCTCACGCAGAGGACACTTACCCCCAGAGTCCCTGCCACCCTCTCAGTTACCCGGCGACGCTGCCCTCTGTCACAGCGGCACACTGCTTCTCAGTCCCGGAGCAGCTGGCTGGAACAGGAGTCAGAGGGAAGCACAAGCAGAAGACAGGAGGAGCGAGGACAGGGGGCCACTCAGCGGCCTCGTCCACTGCACCGGCACCCACTAGCTGCTTGGCTAAGCTGCTCTCATCCAGCTCCCGTGAAC GCAAGCCATCACTGGGATTCGATACTACACTCTTGACAGCCAAAGGTCGGAGGTCATCATCTCCAAGCCCCTCG aagtccagcagcagcacacacgGAGGAGCTTCATCCCAGCTGCAGCATGGAGCCGCTTGGCCTGTAGGGATCCAGATGTTGACACCCCTGCACAGCCAGAGTGCCCCCCTGAGTCACAGCGGGCCCCACGGCAGCACCTCCAGAGGCTCGACGGTGTCTGCCCTGCTTAGCCACGGCTCCACGCCCACCGGCACGGCCCTCCTGATCCCCAAGACTGAGAAACTTTCCCCTGTCCAGCTCTACAGCACGGACAGGAGCAGCCTTACAG ttaaTTTTCCAGGACATCCAGGCCAAACGTCACCACCGAACCCTTTAGATAAAGCTTCTAACACCGAGTCCCCACACACATGCTTCTCAGGTCACGGAAAGTTAGAATCAAGTAAG CAAACAGAGACCAGGAGGATAACTCACATCTCCGCCGAGCAGAAGAGGCGCTTCAACATCAAACTTGGATTTGACACGTTACATAACCTTGTGACAACCCTCAGCTCTCAGCCAAGCATAAAG ATCAGCAAAGCCACCACACTGCAGAAGACGGCAGAGTACATCAGTAAGATGCAGCAGGAGAGAGCTCAGCTGCACGATGAGGCTCAGAGACTCCGAGACGAGATCCAGCTCCTCAACTCTGCCATCAA TGCGTGTCAGCAGCAGCTGCCGGCCACCGGTGTGCCCATCACACGGCAGCGCTTCGACCACATGAGGCAGAAGTTCCGGGAGTACGTCCGTACACAAACGCTTCAAAACTGGAAGTTCTGGATC TTCAGTATAATCATTGAGCCGCTGTTCGAGTCCTATAATGGGATGGTGTCCACAGCCAGTGTGGATGACCTGTGTCGCTCCACTCTGTCCTGGCTGGACCAGCACTGCTCCCTGCCTGCTTTGAGACCCAGT CCCCTCAGTGGTTCTGAGCTCTCTCCGTCTCCTGAGTACCACCACGGCCATACTGTCAGACCCCAGCCTGCTGCCGGAGCAGGCCACCCTCGCCGTGACCCAGGGCGACCCCTCTGCGGTCCTGGATACTCGAGGTGTACACCCCATGTGACCCTGGAGAACAGACTCAGTGCAAACGTTGGAATCCACCACCATGCACCGGAGTGTGCAAGTCAGAGGAGTGATTTGAAGAAAGACTCAGCTCCCAGACTGTTAGTAATGCATAATCACATTCCTTAA
- the LOC134871843 gene encoding carbohydrate-responsive element-binding protein-like isoform X2 — translation MAGKGRACSSSQSQQILESSDSETEGEPARVAATGLSACAFSRTQVIHSGHFMVSSPHSDFSRRTKSGGSTSYDFDTVNRTWCQTYRYGPLSSGSLSIDPTLTRLFDCMSLAYSGKIVSPKWKSFKGLRLLWRDKIRLNNAIWRAWFIQYVEKRKNPVCGFVTPLEGSEADSHRKPEAIVLEGSYWKRRIEVVIKEYHKWRIYYKKRLQKKKDDILSMLQEGQICQSKLDKWSTQMYQEPETAPVEVHMFDLDCLLSDISDTLFTMTQKQCPWASERHDPYMTNADIIQPGLTPLQPSLDDFMDIPDIFMNFRSQSSELTGFADCGYFESSPSTAFAPLPSPVVTTPELLIDGQLAQPNLSPDNLPQPSSSNTQPDQARPGQDCDEYHTSSMISGTMPYGHQSYPDPPVSIAFTSSIEQLASSTIPFLYPLPCNKFGYYTTPSVNPTVITHTASTAGAQGSMHQGHGYPHAEDTYPQSPCHPLSYPATLPSVTAAHCFSVPEQLAGTGVRGKHKQKTGGARTGGHSAASSTAPAPTSCLAKLLSSSSRERKPSLGFDTTLLTAKGRRSSSPSPSSSSSTHGGASSQLQHGAAWPVGIQMLTPLHSQSAPLSHSGPHGSTSRGSTVSALLSHGSTPTGTALLIPKTEKLSPVQLYSTDRSSLTVNFPGHPGQTSPPNPLDKASNTESPHTCFSGHGKLESSKQTETRRITHISAEQKRRFNIKLGFDTLHNLVTTLSSQPSIKISKATTLQKTAEYISKMQQERAQLHDEAQRLRDEIQLLNSAINACQQQLPATGVPITRQRFDHMRQKFREYVRTQTLQNWKFWIFSIIIEPLFESYNGMVSTASVDDLCRSTLSWLDQHCSLPALRPSPLSGSELSPSPEYHHGHTVRPQPAAGAGHPRRDPGRPLCGPGYSRCTPHVTLENRLSANVGIHHHAPECASQRSDLKKDSAPRLLVMHNHIP, via the exons ATGGCGGGCAAAGGGAGAGCGTGTTCCTCCAGTCAGAGCCAGCAGATCCTAGAATCTTCGGACTCGGAGACGGAGGGAGAGCCGGCTCGAGTGGCAGCTACCGGGCTGTCCGCCTGCGCCTTCTCCCGCACACAGGTCATTCACAGCGGACACTTCATGGTGTCGTCCCCCCACAGCGACTTTTCGCGCAGGACGAAAAGCGGCGGGTCCACGAGTTATGACTTCGACACCGTGAACCGGACGTGGTGCCAGACGTACCGGTACGGTCCTCTCAGCTCCGGGAGCCTCAGCATAGACCCCACTCTGACCCGCCTGTTCGACTGCATGTCCCTGGCCTACAG TGGTAAGATAGTCTCTCCCAAGTGGAAGTCTTTTAAGGGTCTGCGGCTGCTGTGGAGAGATAAGATCCGTCTGAACAACGCTATCTGGAGAGCCTGGTTCATTCAGT ATGtagagaagaggaagaaccCAGTGTGTGGGTTCGTCACACCGCTTGAGGGATCAGAGGCCGACTCGCATCGGAAACCTGAG GCAATTGTATTAGAGGGCAGCTACTGGAAGAGAAGGATCGAGGTGGTGATCAAGGAGTATCACAAATGGAGGATTTACTACAAGAAGAGG CTTCAGAAAAAGAAGGATGATATTCTATCAATGTTACAAGAG GGTCAGATCTGCCAGTCCAAGCTGGATAAATGGTCTACTCAGATGTACCAGGAGCCTGAGACAGCGCCGGTGGAGGTCCACATGTTTGACCTGGACTGCCTTCTCTCTGACATCTCAGACACCCTGTTCACCATGACGCAGAAACAATGTCCCTGGGCCAGTGAGCGGCACGACC catACATGACCAACGCTGATATCATCCAGCCAGGCCTGACGCCACTGCAGCCCAGCCTGGACGATTTCATGGATATACCGG ATATCTTTATGAACTTCCGGAGCCAGTCCTCTGAGCTGACTGGTTTTGCTGACTGCGGCTATTTTGAGAGTTCACCCAGCACAGCGTTTGCCCCCCTGCCCTCCCCCGTGGTAACAACTCCAGAGCTCCTCATCGACGGCCAGCTGGCTCAG cCCAATCTGTCACCTGACAATTTGCCTCAGCCCTCCTCATCAAATACCCAGCCAGACCAGGCCAGGCCGGGACAAGATTGTGATGAATACCACACGTCTAGCATGATTTCAGGCACCATGCCCTATGGACACCAGTCATACCCTGATCCACCTGTTTCTATAGCCTTCACCAGCAGCATCGAGCAGCTGGCATCTTCCACTATCCCCTTTCTGTACCCGCTGCCCTGCAACAAGTTTGGTTATTACACCACACCCAGTGTGAACCCTACTGTCATCACTCACACTGCCTCCACCGCGGGGGCCCAGGGCTCCATGCACCAGGGTCACGGCTACCCTCACGCAGAGGACACTTACCCCCAGAGTCCCTGCCACCCTCTCAGTTACCCGGCGACGCTGCCCTCTGTCACAGCGGCACACTGCTTCTCAGTCCCGGAGCAGCTGGCTGGAACAGGAGTCAGAGGGAAGCACAAGCAGAAGACAGGAGGAGCGAGGACAGGGGGCCACTCAGCGGCCTCGTCCACTGCACCGGCACCCACTAGCTGCTTGGCTAAGCTGCTCTCATCCAGCTCCCGTGAAC GCAAGCCATCACTGGGATTCGATACTACACTCTTGACAGCCAAAGGTCGGAGGTCATCATCTCCAAGCCCCTCG tccagcagcagcacacacgGAGGAGCTTCATCCCAGCTGCAGCATGGAGCCGCTTGGCCTGTAGGGATCCAGATGTTGACACCCCTGCACAGCCAGAGTGCCCCCCTGAGTCACAGCGGGCCCCACGGCAGCACCTCCAGAGGCTCGACGGTGTCTGCCCTGCTTAGCCACGGCTCCACGCCCACCGGCACGGCCCTCCTGATCCCCAAGACTGAGAAACTTTCCCCTGTCCAGCTCTACAGCACGGACAGGAGCAGCCTTACAG ttaaTTTTCCAGGACATCCAGGCCAAACGTCACCACCGAACCCTTTAGATAAAGCTTCTAACACCGAGTCCCCACACACATGCTTCTCAGGTCACGGAAAGTTAGAATCAAGTAAG CAAACAGAGACCAGGAGGATAACTCACATCTCCGCCGAGCAGAAGAGGCGCTTCAACATCAAACTTGGATTTGACACGTTACATAACCTTGTGACAACCCTCAGCTCTCAGCCAAGCATAAAG ATCAGCAAAGCCACCACACTGCAGAAGACGGCAGAGTACATCAGTAAGATGCAGCAGGAGAGAGCTCAGCTGCACGATGAGGCTCAGAGACTCCGAGACGAGATCCAGCTCCTCAACTCTGCCATCAA TGCGTGTCAGCAGCAGCTGCCGGCCACCGGTGTGCCCATCACACGGCAGCGCTTCGACCACATGAGGCAGAAGTTCCGGGAGTACGTCCGTACACAAACGCTTCAAAACTGGAAGTTCTGGATC TTCAGTATAATCATTGAGCCGCTGTTCGAGTCCTATAATGGGATGGTGTCCACAGCCAGTGTGGATGACCTGTGTCGCTCCACTCTGTCCTGGCTGGACCAGCACTGCTCCCTGCCTGCTTTGAGACCCAGT CCCCTCAGTGGTTCTGAGCTCTCTCCGTCTCCTGAGTACCACCACGGCCATACTGTCAGACCCCAGCCTGCTGCCGGAGCAGGCCACCCTCGCCGTGACCCAGGGCGACCCCTCTGCGGTCCTGGATACTCGAGGTGTACACCCCATGTGACCCTGGAGAACAGACTCAGTGCAAACGTTGGAATCCACCACCATGCACCGGAGTGTGCAAGTCAGAGGAGTGATTTGAAGAAAGACTCAGCTCCCAGACTGTTAGTAATGCATAATCACATTCCTTAA
- the LOC134871843 gene encoding carbohydrate-responsive element-binding protein-like isoform X3, which yields MAGKGRACSSSQSQQILESSDSETEGEPARVAATGLSACAFSRTQVIHSGHFMVSSPHSDFSRRTKSGGSTSYDFDTVNRTWCQTYRYGPLSSGSLSIDPTLTRLFDCMSLAYSGKIVSPKWKSFKGLRLLWRDKIRLNNAIWRAWFIQYVEKRKNPVCGFVTPLEGSEADSHRKPEAIVLEGSYWKRRIEVVIKEYHKWRIYYKKRGQICQSKLDKWSTQMYQEPETAPVEVHMFDLDCLLSDISDTLFTMTQKQCPWASERHDPYMTNADIIQPGLTPLQPSLDDFMDIPDIFMNFRSQSSELTGFADCGYFESSPSTAFAPLPSPVVTTPELLIDGQLAQPNLSPDNLPQPSSSNTQPDQARPGQDCDEYHTSSMISGTMPYGHQSYPDPPVSIAFTSSIEQLASSTIPFLYPLPCNKFGYYTTPSVNPTVITHTASTAGAQGSMHQGHGYPHAEDTYPQSPCHPLSYPATLPSVTAAHCFSVPEQLAGTGVRGKHKQKTGGARTGGHSAASSTAPAPTSCLAKLLSSSSRERKPSLGFDTTLLTAKGRRSSSPSPSKSSSSTHGGASSQLQHGAAWPVGIQMLTPLHSQSAPLSHSGPHGSTSRGSTVSALLSHGSTPTGTALLIPKTEKLSPVQLYSTDRSSLTVNFPGHPGQTSPPNPLDKASNTESPHTCFSGHGKLESSKQTETRRITHISAEQKRRFNIKLGFDTLHNLVTTLSSQPSIKISKATTLQKTAEYISKMQQERAQLHDEAQRLRDEIQLLNSAINACQQQLPATGVPITRQRFDHMRQKFREYVRTQTLQNWKFWIFSIIIEPLFESYNGMVSTASVDDLCRSTLSWLDQHCSLPALRPSPLSGSELSPSPEYHHGHTVRPQPAAGAGHPRRDPGRPLCGPGYSRCTPHVTLENRLSANVGIHHHAPECASQRSDLKKDSAPRLLVMHNHIP from the exons ATGGCGGGCAAAGGGAGAGCGTGTTCCTCCAGTCAGAGCCAGCAGATCCTAGAATCTTCGGACTCGGAGACGGAGGGAGAGCCGGCTCGAGTGGCAGCTACCGGGCTGTCCGCCTGCGCCTTCTCCCGCACACAGGTCATTCACAGCGGACACTTCATGGTGTCGTCCCCCCACAGCGACTTTTCGCGCAGGACGAAAAGCGGCGGGTCCACGAGTTATGACTTCGACACCGTGAACCGGACGTGGTGCCAGACGTACCGGTACGGTCCTCTCAGCTCCGGGAGCCTCAGCATAGACCCCACTCTGACCCGCCTGTTCGACTGCATGTCCCTGGCCTACAG TGGTAAGATAGTCTCTCCCAAGTGGAAGTCTTTTAAGGGTCTGCGGCTGCTGTGGAGAGATAAGATCCGTCTGAACAACGCTATCTGGAGAGCCTGGTTCATTCAGT ATGtagagaagaggaagaaccCAGTGTGTGGGTTCGTCACACCGCTTGAGGGATCAGAGGCCGACTCGCATCGGAAACCTGAG GCAATTGTATTAGAGGGCAGCTACTGGAAGAGAAGGATCGAGGTGGTGATCAAGGAGTATCACAAATGGAGGATTTACTACAAGAAGAGG GGTCAGATCTGCCAGTCCAAGCTGGATAAATGGTCTACTCAGATGTACCAGGAGCCTGAGACAGCGCCGGTGGAGGTCCACATGTTTGACCTGGACTGCCTTCTCTCTGACATCTCAGACACCCTGTTCACCATGACGCAGAAACAATGTCCCTGGGCCAGTGAGCGGCACGACC catACATGACCAACGCTGATATCATCCAGCCAGGCCTGACGCCACTGCAGCCCAGCCTGGACGATTTCATGGATATACCGG ATATCTTTATGAACTTCCGGAGCCAGTCCTCTGAGCTGACTGGTTTTGCTGACTGCGGCTATTTTGAGAGTTCACCCAGCACAGCGTTTGCCCCCCTGCCCTCCCCCGTGGTAACAACTCCAGAGCTCCTCATCGACGGCCAGCTGGCTCAG cCCAATCTGTCACCTGACAATTTGCCTCAGCCCTCCTCATCAAATACCCAGCCAGACCAGGCCAGGCCGGGACAAGATTGTGATGAATACCACACGTCTAGCATGATTTCAGGCACCATGCCCTATGGACACCAGTCATACCCTGATCCACCTGTTTCTATAGCCTTCACCAGCAGCATCGAGCAGCTGGCATCTTCCACTATCCCCTTTCTGTACCCGCTGCCCTGCAACAAGTTTGGTTATTACACCACACCCAGTGTGAACCCTACTGTCATCACTCACACTGCCTCCACCGCGGGGGCCCAGGGCTCCATGCACCAGGGTCACGGCTACCCTCACGCAGAGGACACTTACCCCCAGAGTCCCTGCCACCCTCTCAGTTACCCGGCGACGCTGCCCTCTGTCACAGCGGCACACTGCTTCTCAGTCCCGGAGCAGCTGGCTGGAACAGGAGTCAGAGGGAAGCACAAGCAGAAGACAGGAGGAGCGAGGACAGGGGGCCACTCAGCGGCCTCGTCCACTGCACCGGCACCCACTAGCTGCTTGGCTAAGCTGCTCTCATCCAGCTCCCGTGAAC GCAAGCCATCACTGGGATTCGATACTACACTCTTGACAGCCAAAGGTCGGAGGTCATCATCTCCAAGCCCCTCG aagtccagcagcagcacacacgGAGGAGCTTCATCCCAGCTGCAGCATGGAGCCGCTTGGCCTGTAGGGATCCAGATGTTGACACCCCTGCACAGCCAGAGTGCCCCCCTGAGTCACAGCGGGCCCCACGGCAGCACCTCCAGAGGCTCGACGGTGTCTGCCCTGCTTAGCCACGGCTCCACGCCCACCGGCACGGCCCTCCTGATCCCCAAGACTGAGAAACTTTCCCCTGTCCAGCTCTACAGCACGGACAGGAGCAGCCTTACAG ttaaTTTTCCAGGACATCCAGGCCAAACGTCACCACCGAACCCTTTAGATAAAGCTTCTAACACCGAGTCCCCACACACATGCTTCTCAGGTCACGGAAAGTTAGAATCAAGTAAG CAAACAGAGACCAGGAGGATAACTCACATCTCCGCCGAGCAGAAGAGGCGCTTCAACATCAAACTTGGATTTGACACGTTACATAACCTTGTGACAACCCTCAGCTCTCAGCCAAGCATAAAG ATCAGCAAAGCCACCACACTGCAGAAGACGGCAGAGTACATCAGTAAGATGCAGCAGGAGAGAGCTCAGCTGCACGATGAGGCTCAGAGACTCCGAGACGAGATCCAGCTCCTCAACTCTGCCATCAA TGCGTGTCAGCAGCAGCTGCCGGCCACCGGTGTGCCCATCACACGGCAGCGCTTCGACCACATGAGGCAGAAGTTCCGGGAGTACGTCCGTACACAAACGCTTCAAAACTGGAAGTTCTGGATC TTCAGTATAATCATTGAGCCGCTGTTCGAGTCCTATAATGGGATGGTGTCCACAGCCAGTGTGGATGACCTGTGTCGCTCCACTCTGTCCTGGCTGGACCAGCACTGCTCCCTGCCTGCTTTGAGACCCAGT CCCCTCAGTGGTTCTGAGCTCTCTCCGTCTCCTGAGTACCACCACGGCCATACTGTCAGACCCCAGCCTGCTGCCGGAGCAGGCCACCCTCGCCGTGACCCAGGGCGACCCCTCTGCGGTCCTGGATACTCGAGGTGTACACCCCATGTGACCCTGGAGAACAGACTCAGTGCAAACGTTGGAATCCACCACCATGCACCGGAGTGTGCAAGTCAGAGGAGTGATTTGAAGAAAGACTCAGCTCCCAGACTGTTAGTAATGCATAATCACATTCCTTAA